The Natronoarchaeum philippinense genome includes the window GATACTCGACCCGCATTCCTCGCACGTGGCGTCGATGCCTGGACCGTCAATGTGGGGCTGCCACGCCGAATCGACGAGCAATCGAACGTCGTACTCGACGACGCGTCCGAGGTCGACTGCCTCGGTCAGGACCGAGTGGATCTCGGCTTCGTCGACGGTTGCCTTCGCGACGACGTGGGCGTCCGCCGTCGCGAAGACGTGCTCGATACACTCGATTCCGGCCAGTTCGTTCATCACCTGCGTCTCGAACCCCGGACGCAGATGAACGTCGACGAGGACGCCGACGCCGTCTCGGAGTGTCGACCGGTCGACATCGAGCGTGAACCGCTCGATCACGCCCAGATCCTCAAGTCGGTCGACGCGGTCCGACACCGTCGGGGGCGAGACGCCGACCTTCTCGGCGATTTCGCTGTACGGCCGCCGCGAGTCCTCCGCGAGTAACTCCAGAATGTTCAGATCCGTGTCGTCCAGTTCGACCATACGCCGGGATTCAGTGTATTCACATAAACTACTTTCGACATTCCTTTCCTAAATTTATCGGAGAATATTCCACTCGGCGCCCAATATACCCGACTCTAAATTATATTCGTGTGTTTAGTGCCAGTATAACTGGAATCTTGCTTTTGGCGATTACTATCAGCTATCACCCCGTCCGATTCTCGTGCCGATCGACAGCTACGAGAGCGTCGGCTTCGTACGACTCGGCGTGTACAAACTCGGTCACTACGGCGTCTCGCTGGGGCTGTATGCACCCTGTAGTGCTTGGCTTCTCCGCCGAGAACTCCCCGCCCTCGCCGTTCTCGGCGGCGCCGCCCTCCTGCGGCTGACGATGCTGCCTGACGCCGACACTCGCCTGCCGATGGTCTCCCATCGTGGCCCAACCCACACAGTTCTGTTCGCGCTCGCGGTCGGCGTCGCCGTCGGTCTCGTATCGGAGTTGGCAATCGCGCCGACGCTCGGCGGGCTCGACGCCGCAGCGTTTGCAGCCGTACCGGGCTTTCAGACCGGACTCGGCGGATTCGGATTTTTCATCGGGACCTTGGCGATCGTCTCGCACCTGCTCGCGGACGTGATTACGCCGATGGGAATCAGACCGTTCTGGCCGATCTCGGGCCGATCGTTCACGCTCGACATTACGCCGGCCAAGAACACGCTGGCCAACTACGCGCTGCTGGCGCTCGGCACGCTCTTGTCGGCCAGTGCGATCCTGACAGCGCTCTGAGCGGCGGCGCCCCGGCGCCACGCTCACCGTCCCCCGGCTGCCGGAGTCCACATCCTATTTAATCGCGGCTGTCCAACGGTCGTGCGATGGAACGGGGTTCGGCCGACGTATTCGACGAGCTCGGAACGCTGGGCATCGAGGAGGAGTTTTTCGTCGTCGACGAGGACGGCCGTCCCACGTCGGGCACGGACGAACTCGTCTACGACTCGACACCCCCGGAGATTCTGGAAGGCCGCCTCGACCACGAGCTGTTCAAGTTCGTCGTCGAGACGCAGACGCCGAAGATCGACTCGCTCGACGATGCCGCCGCGACGCTCTCGGCGGTCCGTACGGCGCTGGTCGAGCACGCCGCGGCGCAGGGGTTCCAGATCGCCGCTGCCGGCCTCCATCCGACCGCGAAGTGGCGCGATCTCGAGCACGCCGAAAAGCCCCGCTATCGAGCGCAACTCGATCGGATCCAGTATCCCCAGCACCGCAACACGACGGCCGGGCTGCACGTCCACGTCGGCGTCGACGACGCCGATAAGGCGACGTGGATCGCCAACGAGCTTCGGTGGTATCTCCCACCGATGCTGGCGCTGTCGGCAAATTCGCCGTACTGGAACGGCTTCGACACGGGGCTGCAGTCGGCCCGGGCCAAGATTTTCGAGGCCCTGCCAAACACCGGGATGCCGACTCGCTTCGAGGACTTCGAGGAGTACCGACAGTTCGAGGAGACGATGATCGAGTCGGGCTCGATCAACGACCGCGGCGAGTTGTGGTACGACGTGCGACCCCACTCGGGCATCGGCACCGTCGAGGTGCGCACGCCCGACGGACAGGCCGACGAGGGCCGCATCATGGCCTTCGTCGAGTACGTCCACGCGCTCGTGATGGATCTCGCGGCCCGCTACGAGGATGGCGAGTCCGGCACGGAGATCCGCCGCGAACTACTCGACGAGAATAAGTGGCGCGCGATCCGGTACGGGCAGGAGGCCTCGTTCGTCCGACCGGATGGCGACGTGGTCGATCTGGGCGAACTCGTTGAGGCCGAATGCGAGCGCCTCGGCGTCTCCGGCATCCGCGAACTGTACGACGCCGAAAGCGGGGCCGAGAAACAACGGCGGCTGCTCGAATCTGAGGGCGAGAACGCGCTGTGCGAGTCGCTGCTGCTCTAAACAAGGCTTTTATTCCCGTGTGACTTTTGTCCTTCTAGAAAGGACATGTCTTCGCACAACTCCGACGACGGCGACGAAGAATCGGACGCTCCCACGGCGGAGGGCGGAGAATCCAGCCCTCGCGATCGTATCGAACAGGAGGCAGACCGCGCCGTCGAGCAGTTCGACCAAGGCGTCGTGGATCTGCTGTCGTGGATCCTCGACACCGAGACCCGAGCGCGTATCTTCGTGTACCTCCGTCAACACCCCGCGAGCACGAGCGAGGAGATCGCCGAGGGAACCGGACTGTACCCGAGCACCGTCCGCGAAGCGCTGGCCGAACTCCACGACGAGGAGAAAGTAAAGCGCCACAAGCGCGAGAGCGAGGGCGCCGGCAACAACCCCTACGAGTACACCGCGATTGCCCCCAGCGAACTCGTCGGCGGCGTCGCTGGACAGGTCCAATCGGAGCTCAACACGGTGTTCAACCTCGACCAGTACATCGGCCGCGAGTCCTCGACGCTCGGGGACGCCGACGAACCGGTCACGATCACCGTCGACGACGCCGACAGCGCGGCCGCCGACGAAGAGAGTGATGCGGACGACATCGCCGACGCTGACGGAGATGGCGACGCGGACGACGACGCCTGACCCACGCTGATCGGACTACCGGACTCCGACTATTTTTAAGCCTCGACCGCATGAACGACGGGTATGGATGTCGCGCTGGGAGGCACGTTCGATCCGGTCCACGATGGCCACCGGGCCCTGTTCGACCGCGCGTTCGAACTGGGTAACGTCACGATCGGCCTGACCAGCGACGCGCTCGCGCCGAAGACTCGCTCGGAAGACCGGTACGTCCGCCCCTACGACGAACGGCGCGACGACCTCGCGGCCGAACTAGAAGCCTACGCCGACGAGTACGGCCGCGAGTTCGAGATACGAACGCTGGACGATCCGACCGGCATCGCCACCGAACCGCAGTTCGACTATCTCGTCGTCTCGCCCGAGACAGTCGACGGCGCCGAACGCATCAACGAACTCCGCGAGGACCGCGGGCACGATCCGCTGTCGATCGAGGTCGTCGACCACGTCACGGCCGACGACGGCGAGATCATCTCCAGCACCCGGATCGTCCGGGGCGAGATCGACGAACACGGCAACCTGACGCCCGACAACGACGGCCGCGGGCAGGTCCAGCCGGACTGATCACCAACTCGGCGGCTCCAGTCCCGCCTCGCGCAGCAGCTCCTTCCAGCGCTGTTGAATCGTCAGCCGCGCGACGCCCGCTGCGTCGGCGACGGCACCTTGGGATCGCGCGTCGCTCTCGATCAGCGCGCCGGCGTAGAGGCTGGCCGCCAGCACGGCCCGCTTGGAACGCTCTTTCTCGGGGACGTTCGACAGAAACAGATCGACCGCGGTCGAGCGCGCGTCGGCGTCGAGATCGAGTTCCTCGGCGACGCCATCGAGGCGCTCGATCCACTCCTCGTTCTCGACGCGCTCGCGGGCGCTGTACATCGACGGTGGCTATGGGTTCGAGGGGCTTAACTCCGACTCCGGAGCGACAGGTACTTATTTTTCTCCCCGGAAGTTGCGTGCCGAGCGCGGGTTGCCGAGCTAGGCCAAAGGCGCAGCGCTTAGGACGCTGTCCCGTAGGGGTCCGCCGGTTCAAATCCGGTCCCGCGCATACCGTCTCGAACGTCAGTGAGAGACGTGTCTGCGCAACAAACGGATTTGAACCCTAGAAGACGAACGGAGTGAGTCTTCGTCCGGTTCAAATCCGGTCCCGCGCATTGCTGCTGCGAGCAAGTCCGCGAGCAGCAGCAATCGTAACGATCGGATTTGATGCCCAGAGGACGAGCAACGCGAAGTCCCCGTGGTTCAAATCCGGTCCCCATCTGCACTACATTTGATACCGCGATTGCGCGCTGGCGAGCACGAAGTAGCCTCTACTCTCGCTTAGCCTATGACTCGCCGTCTGTCAACCTGACCCGTTCTGCGAGCAGCCGACTCACCTCCTCGAAGTAGCCCGTTCCCCAGATCGCGACCAGAATCGCCCCGACGGCGTTGAACAGCAGGTCGAGTACGATGTCGGTCGAGCCGTACTGGACGAGCACGGGTTTGCCCCCGATCACGACGGCAAGTCCTTCTGTGGCGAACTCGGCGATCTCCCAGAGGACGCCGAAGGCCAGCACGAACAGGAGGATGAACACGGCGCGCAGGCGCTCTGGGATCACGACGCCGTCGTGTTCTCCCTCGATGGCGACGACGATGGCGTAGCCTGCACCGGCCACCAGCGACGCCGAGACGGTGTGTGCGACCTGATCGAACCAACCGACCGTCGTGTAGAGTTCGAGCACGCCGACTGCGTGAAGCGCGGCGGCGACGCCGATCCACGCCGCCAGCCCGCCACCCATCTCGTAGTCGTACTCGCGACGGAGCACCGACGGGAGTAGCGTGATCGAAAGCGGGATGGCGCTGTTGACGAGCAACCGCAACTGCCCCGACAACACAGCGTAGCCCACGATCAGCGCGAGCAGCACCTGCATGGCGCGGGCGAGGAGCCACCCCCCGGAGTGCGCGTAGTCAGTGTCGAGAACGGTCATCAGGATTCACGTCCGTTGTCTCGTGATCGACTGTCTCGCCGGAGCGCCGGAAATACGCCTCGAACAGCAGGCCGGCCCCGATCCCGACGACGGTGGCGACGATAAGATCCCACATCAATCGGGTCTGGCCGGGGAGCCACGCGGTGCCGAGCAGGCTGTCGGCGGCAAACTGCGCGATCGTCCAGAGGCTCGCGACAGCCATCGTCGTCACGACGACGAAGCCGACGGCGAACCGGGGCGGCATCGCCGCCGAGCTAAAGGAGTCGATCTCGACGGCGATCAGCAGCGCCAGCGTCGCCACCGCCAGATACGTCGCTGCCTGCGTGCCGACGCCAAGCGAACGGCTGACCAGCGGCAGCGCGAGCAACGCGAGCACCTCCCACGCGGCGATGACGCTGGGATCGCGTGCGCCGAGGGGGACCAGCAGCGCGACGGCGGCGGCGACGACGGCAAAGCAGCTCCACAGCAAGCGTCCATCGAGCAGGCTCTCGACTGCAGCGAACGCGATCAGGCCGACGACGCCCCACGCCAGCACGGCGTTGGCGCCGCCGTCGTCGATCACGTCGACGAGAGACGGCATCGTTCGGAGCTACGAGGAACGTGGCGTTAACGGTTCGCCCGCGGGAGGCTGTCAACACTCTATGGAGGCTGTCAACACTCTATGGAGGCTGTCAGCACTCTATCCATCTTCGCCGACCGACGGCGTCGCTGTCCAGCGTTTCGAATCGGAAAAAGCACCCGGGGCAGGCCCAAGGGCGCGTTACTCTTCGTCGGCGTCAGCGTCGTCTTCGTCGTCGCCCTCGTCGAGGAGGTCTTGATCGTCGAGATACTCGCCGATCTCGTCTTTCGTGAGTTCGACGTACTCCTCGCTCTCGGCGTCGACGGTTGCCATCCCGAGCCCGTCGGGACTGAGCGAGCCGTCGTTGACCGAGGCGAGCGCTTCGAGCGCGAGCACGATGCCGGAGTCGAGGTCGCCGCCCTCGTCGTAGTTGTCTTCGAGGTACTGTTGGATCTCGTTGCGGTCGGCGCCCACCGCGAGGGCCTTCCACTCGTAGGGCGTCCCGGAGGGGTCGGTCTCGTAGAGGCGGGGCTCGCCGTTCTCGATGCCGCCGATGATCAGCGCGACGCCGAAGGGCCGGGCGCCGCCGACCTGCGTGTACTGCTGGATGTGGTCGGTGACTTCCTTGGTCAGCGTCTCGACGCCGATCGGCTCGCCGTAGCGCAGGCGGTTGGTCTGGGCGTTCCGGCGCGCGAAGTCGATTAGCTGGCGCGCGTCGGCGACGTGGCCGGCGCTTGCGATGCCGATGTGGTTGTCCGCCTTGTGTAGCTTCTCGACGCTGGTCCCTTCGAGCAGCGGCGATCGGATGCGCTTGTCGACCGCCAGCACGACGCCTTCGGCCGTTCGGATGCCGATGCTCGCGGTGCCGCGCTTGACCGCCTCGCGGGCGTACTCTACCTGATAGAGCCGGCCGTCCGGCGAGAAGATCGTAATCCCGCGGTCGTAGGCCTGCTGTTGGGCTTGTCCCTGCATGGTATCACTTGAAATCGAGTTCCGTCGCGCCGACGAACGAGGATCCGACCCGAACGTCGATCCGGTCGTCGCGCGCCACCGCGGGTCGCTCCTCGCCCTCGAACACGACGTTTCTCTCCTGAGAAAGTTCCGGAGCGCGTCCTAAATACTTTTCTTCACAGGCGCGGATCGTGCCGCTGACGCCCCGGATCCGCACAGCGATCTCGTGGCCATCGATCTCGTCGAGACAGGCCAGTGCCGCGCGCGCTTCGGTGGCGTGACCGTGTCGAGCCCGGACGATCGTCTCGCCTGTGCCGCCGTCGAACGCGAAGTCGAGCACGGTGAGATCTGCGTCTGCGCTCCCGGCGTCGCCGATCAGGTTTTGGGCGGCGTACCACAGCTCTCGCTGGAAGTCCCCCCGGTCGATGTCGGCGTCCGGCCACCCTTCGAGCCCGACTGCTAGGTAGCGCCAGCGCGGCCGCAGATGCTTCGGCAGGTGCTTCATGCCGACTCCCCGTCGGCGTCGCTCGGCTGTCCGGCGCACCGACCGGCGTGGTTATCCAGCGTCGTCATATCGACCCTGTTCGACTCCGGGTTCAATGAACGTCTCGGACTGTATCGTACGGTTGCGCTCGGCGAGTTCCCCCCACTCGCGCAGGCCCGCCTCGATAGCCTCCGAATCGAAGCCGATCACCTCGCCGACGGCCCGAAGCTCTCTGGGCGCGCGCAACTGGAGGTGCGAGCGCGGACCGGCGCTGACGACGTAGGGTGCGTCGTACTGAGTGACGATCTCGCGGAGTTTCCGCAGCTCCTGAATGGCCTGTACTCGCTGGCCGCCGGTCGACCGAAGCACGGGGGCGAGGTCGAACTCGATCCGGACGCCGTTCTCGCGGGCGGCCTTCGCCAGCACGTGGTTGACATCGCCGCTGCCGGCCATCGGGTTGGCGAGCACGTCGACGCGCTCCTGTTCGACGGCGAAGCGATTGAGCGCGTTCGTCCCGCCGTCGACGGCGACGATCGTCCGCTTGCCCCGGTAGTTGCCGATCGCGCCGCTGGCCTGTTCGGGGCCTCCGGCGCGCACCGTGATCCCCTCGACGACGTCGACGCCCGTCGCCTCGGCGATCGCGTCGGCGTCGTAGTCGGCCTTGGCGTCGCTGTGGTTGCACACGACCACGCCGCCGTAGCCGACCCCGCCTGCGGCGTCTGCGAGTCGTGCGACCGTCGCGTCGCCGTCGGGCCTGGCCCGGACCGCCTCGTACATACCACTACGAGCGCCGCGACGGCTCTTTGCAGTTACGCTCCGGAGAAAAGACGAGCCGCCGTCCGCACTGTCCGCCGAGCACCGCTCAGTGCGGCGAGAAGCCGTCGATGACCTCGTCGCAGTCGGGACACGACACCAGCTCCGGCCCCGTGCTCTTTCGACCCGGCGCCGTGTCGCCTCTAGTACGCCTGTGGCTCGCAGTTCCTATCAGATCTGAGTCGCAGTACGGACACTCTTGCATGATTCTCACTCCACGCGGTTCGTGGTAACGATACCCATGTCCATGGCCCACATAATAAGCCTTGTGTCGGGATACCACGAAGAACGCGAGCCGGGGTGCCGAGCGCCCGGCGTGAGGAGTACGTCAGTACGCGCCGTCGCGGACGTTCTCGAACGCCTCGCGGGCGTTCTCGACGGCGGCTTCCTTCTTTGCGGGGTAGGCCTCGACCTTGGCGCGAAGCGTGATGCCTTCGCCCAGCGCCGAGCGGCCCCCGAATGCCGCCTGCTTGTCGAGGCGCAAGAACAGGGACGTGTTGTCGTCGATGCGCTCGTCGAGCTCCTCGATCACGCGCTCGATCTCGTCGACCTCGGCGACCTGTCCGAGCACGTGACGCATCTCGTCGGCGCGCTCGACGCGGGCCGAGAGCACGACGATCCGGTCGCCGTGGTGACCCTCCGTCGGCGCGACCTCGATCTCGAACTCCTCGGGGAGGTAGTGACGGAGCGCCGCTTCGACGCGCTTGTCGTCCTCGGTGGCGTAGCAGAACGTTCGCAGGTCGACGTAGTGAAACGGGACGCTCGGCATCTGGAGTCGTTACTCCGCGGCTTCGAGATTGTCTTCGGGAACGCCCGCTTCTTGGCCCTCCTCGAAGTTCACGGTGTAGGTCTCGTCGCCGAACATCGTCTCCATGACCTGCGTGACCGTCCCTTCCTCGCCGTCGTACTCGCTGTGTTCGTCGTGCAGAATGACGCTGTCGTCTTCTTCGAAGCTCATGGGAGTTGTTTCCTCGCCGGTCTGTAAAAAGGGACTGATTTGCGCGACCCGTTCTCACTCCGCAGCGTCGCGCGTCCGGAGGTAGTGAAACACGTACGTCTGGACGTAGCCGGCGTACGCGTCGTCGCGTCCGGTATCCGACGCCCCATCCGTCTCGACGCCGAACGCCGATCGAATCGCCCGCGACGTTTCCCTGTAGTTGCCCCGGTCGCACTCGGGGTAGTACTCCTCGACGGCGGTCTTGATCCACGTATCCAGCGGCACGGCTTCCAGATAGCCAAGCGAGAACAGCAGGATGCAGTCGGCAACCTTGTCGCCGACGCCGACGAACCGGGTCAACTCCTCGCGCGCGTCCTCGTACGGCAGGCCCGCGGCGTCGCGCGGGTGGGCCTCGCCGCTTGCGACCATTTCGGCCGTTCGGACGACGTAGGGCGCGCGATAGCCCAGCCCCAACTCCCGCAGCTCCGACTCGGTCGCCGCCGCAAGCTGGTCCGGCGTCGGAAAGGCGTGGTAGGTCCGATCCCGGAACTCGACCGCGTCGCCGTACTCGCGGGCCAGCGTCGACACCATCGAGTGGATGCGCGCGACGCGCATCTGCTGGGAGCAGATAAACGCGATCAGCGTCGGAAACGGCGGATCGTCGACGAGGCGCAGCCCGCGAGCGTAGTCGTAGGACGCCTCGACGAGGTCGTCGTCCGGCGCCGACTCGAAAATTTCGGGAAGGTCGTCGTCCAGTCGCAAGAGCGTTCGGACCGCTGTCTCGGCGTCGGTCGTGCTCTCCCACTCGATCGCCTCGTCGGTCTGTCGAACGCGCAACGCTTCGGCGTCTCGCGGGCGCTGCCCGCTCGTCCCGTCCGAGTCGCGTAGCGTCTCGCCGCCGATCACGGTGCAGTACCACGGCTGGCCGTCCGGGGCATCCTCGTACATCCGGCCGTCCTCGCGACGCCAGAGGTACGACTGCCCGCTTTCGAGCGTGGCATAGAGGTCGATACCGCCCGGGAGCGTGTCGATCGGAATCGAGCCTGTCGGCATCTACCCGTCCGGTAGGACGGTGCCGATTTGGGGCTTTCGAGTGGGCGACGACGCCGAGTGGACACTCCGACGGATTCAAGCGCCCGCTGGCTGAACTACCCGGCAGATGACGCTGCACGTATCGAACTCGCTGACCGGCGATCGCGAGCCGTTCGAGCCACAGGATCCCGACTCCGTGCTGCTGTACTACTGCGGGCTGACGGTCTCGGATCTGGCCCACCTCGGGCACGCCAGATCGTGGGTTCACGTCGACGTGATGCACCGCTGGCTGGAGCACTTGGGCTACGACGTGCGCCACGTCGAGAACTTCACCGACGTGAACGAGAAGATCGTCGCCCGCGTCGGCGAGGACGACCTCGGCGAGAGCGAACCCGATGTCGCCCGCCACTTCGTCGAGGAAGTGCTGACCGACATGCGCTCGCTGAACCTCAAGCGCGCCGACGTGTACCCCCGCGTCAGCGAGCACGTCCCGGAGATCGTCGGGATGGTCGAGACGCTGGTCGAGAAGGGCTACGCCTACGAGGCCAACGGCTCGGTGTACTTCGACGTCACCGAGTTCGAGGACTACGGCAAACTCTCGAACCAGCAGTTAGACGAGATCGAACAGCAGGGCGATCCCGACGAGCGCTCCGAAAAGCGCAATCCGGCCGATTTCGCGCTCTGGAAAGCCGGCGAGGCCCATCCCGACGACGCCGAATCCGGCGGCGAGACGTGGGACTCGCCGTGGGGCGAGGGACGCCCCGGCTGGCACATCGAATGCTCGGCCATGAGCACGACCCATCTGGGCGACTCGATCGACATCCACGTCGGCGGGCGCGACCTCGTCTTCCCCCACCACGAAAACGAGATCGCCCAGAGCGAGGCCGCCACCGGCGAGCAGTTCGCCCGATACTGGCT containing:
- a CDS encoding Rpp14/Pop5 family protein, giving the protein MKHLPKHLRPRWRYLAVGLEGWPDADIDRGDFQRELWYAAQNLIGDAGSADADLTVLDFAFDGGTGETIVRARHGHATEARAALACLDEIDGHEIAVRIRGVSGTIRACEEKYLGRAPELSQERNVVFEGEERPAVARDDRIDVRVGSSFVGATELDFK
- a CDS encoding DUF1918 domain-containing protein, with translation MSFEEDDSVILHDEHSEYDGEEGTVTQVMETMFGDETYTVNFEEGQEAGVPEDNLEAAE
- a CDS encoding AsnC family transcriptional regulator; translated protein: MVELDDTDLNILELLAEDSRRPYSEIAEKVGVSPPTVSDRVDRLEDLGVIERFTLDVDRSTLRDGVGVLVDVHLRPGFETQVMNELAGIECIEHVFATADAHVVAKATVDEAEIHSVLTEAVDLGRVVEYDVRLLVDSAWQPHIDGPGIDATCEECGSSIEGDGVAVEIDGQQREFCSSTCRSAYEEHLETIKQSA
- a CDS encoding RNase P subunit p30 family protein, producing the protein MYEAVRARPDGDATVARLADAAGGVGYGGVVVCNHSDAKADYDADAIAEATGVDVVEGITVRAGGPEQASGAIGNYRGKRTIVAVDGGTNALNRFAVEQERVDVLANPMAGSGDVNHVLAKAARENGVRIEFDLAPVLRSTGGQRVQAIQELRKLREIVTQYDAPYVVSAGPRSHLQLRAPRELRAVGEVIGFDSEAIEAGLREWGELAERNRTIQSETFIEPGVEQGRYDDAG
- a CDS encoding cyclin, which codes for MYSARERVENEEWIERLDGVAEELDLDADARSTAVDLFLSNVPEKERSKRAVLAASLYAGALIESDARSQGAVADAAGVARLTIQQRWKELLREAGLEPPSW
- a CDS encoding metal-dependent hydrolase encodes the protein MYKLGHYGVSLGLYAPCSAWLLRRELPALAVLGGAALLRLTMLPDADTRLPMVSHRGPTHTVLFALAVGVAVGLVSELAIAPTLGGLDAAAFAAVPGFQTGLGGFGFFIGTLAIVSHLLADVITPMGIRPFWPISGRSFTLDITPAKNTLANYALLALGTLLSASAILTAL
- a CDS encoding RNA-binding protein, encoding MPSVPFHYVDLRTFCYATEDDKRVEAALRHYLPEEFEIEVAPTEGHHGDRIVVLSARVERADEMRHVLGQVAEVDEIERVIEELDERIDDNTSLFLRLDKQAAFGGRSALGEGITLRAKVEAYPAKKEAAVENAREAFENVRDGAY
- the psmA gene encoding archaeal proteasome endopeptidase complex subunit alpha encodes the protein MQGQAQQQAYDRGITIFSPDGRLYQVEYAREAVKRGTASIGIRTAEGVVLAVDKRIRSPLLEGTSVEKLHKADNHIGIASAGHVADARQLIDFARRNAQTNRLRYGEPIGVETLTKEVTDHIQQYTQVGGARPFGVALIIGGIENGEPRLYETDPSGTPYEWKALAVGADRNEIQQYLEDNYDEGGDLDSGIVLALEALASVNDGSLSPDGLGMATVDAESEEYVELTKDEIGEYLDDQDLLDEGDDEDDADADEE
- a CDS encoding phosphopantetheine adenylyltransferase, whose translation is MDVALGGTFDPVHDGHRALFDRAFELGNVTIGLTSDALAPKTRSEDRYVRPYDERRDDLAAELEAYADEYGREFEIRTLDDPTGIATEPQFDYLVVSPETVDGAERINELREDRGHDPLSIEVVDHVTADDGEIISSTRIVRGEIDEHGNLTPDNDGRGQVQPD
- the cysS gene encoding cysteine--tRNA ligase; protein product: MTLHVSNSLTGDREPFEPQDPDSVLLYYCGLTVSDLAHLGHARSWVHVDVMHRWLEHLGYDVRHVENFTDVNEKIVARVGEDDLGESEPDVARHFVEEVLTDMRSLNLKRADVYPRVSEHVPEIVGMVETLVEKGYAYEANGSVYFDVTEFEDYGKLSNQQLDEIEQQGDPDERSEKRNPADFALWKAGEAHPDDAESGGETWDSPWGEGRPGWHIECSAMSTTHLGDSIDIHVGGRDLVFPHHENEIAQSEAATGEQFARYWLHVNLLETAGEKMSSSLENYFTVRNAVSEFGPNAIRMFLLSAAYDNAQTYSEAALDEAVERWERLERGYRTAVETADGVDARTKVEDGELRDAVAEARETFTAAMNDNFNTREAIAAVLSIASAVHRHVDEREEYDYRALCDAIDAFEELGGEVLGFALAGDADGTARLAEELVELVVEVRENEREAGNYERADDLRDELEALGVTVEDTADGVEYHL
- a CDS encoding winged helix-turn-helix domain-containing protein, yielding MSSHNSDDGDEESDAPTAEGGESSPRDRIEQEADRAVEQFDQGVVDLLSWILDTETRARIFVYLRQHPASTSEEIAEGTGLYPSTVREALAELHDEEKVKRHKRESEGAGNNPYEYTAIAPSELVGGVAGQVQSELNTVFNLDQYIGRESSTLGDADEPVTITVDDADSAAADEESDADDIADADGDGDADDDA
- a CDS encoding DNA-3-methyladenine glycosylase family protein, with protein sequence MPTGSIPIDTLPGGIDLYATLESGQSYLWRREDGRMYEDAPDGQPWYCTVIGGETLRDSDGTSGQRPRDAEALRVRQTDEAIEWESTTDAETAVRTLLRLDDDLPEIFESAPDDDLVEASYDYARGLRLVDDPPFPTLIAFICSQQMRVARIHSMVSTLAREYGDAVEFRDRTYHAFPTPDQLAAATESELRELGLGYRAPYVVRTAEMVASGEAHPRDAAGLPYEDAREELTRFVGVGDKVADCILLFSLGYLEAVPLDTWIKTAVEEYYPECDRGNYRETSRAIRSAFGVETDGASDTGRDDAYAGYVQTYVFHYLRTRDAAE
- a CDS encoding glutamate--cysteine ligase codes for the protein MERGSADVFDELGTLGIEEEFFVVDEDGRPTSGTDELVYDSTPPEILEGRLDHELFKFVVETQTPKIDSLDDAAATLSAVRTALVEHAAAQGFQIAAAGLHPTAKWRDLEHAEKPRYRAQLDRIQYPQHRNTTAGLHVHVGVDDADKATWIANELRWYLPPMLALSANSPYWNGFDTGLQSARAKIFEALPNTGMPTRFEDFEEYRQFEETMIESGSINDRGELWYDVRPHSGIGTVEVRTPDGQADEGRIMAFVEYVHALVMDLAARYEDGESGTEIRRELLDENKWRAIRYGQEASFVRPDGDVVDLGELVEAECERLGVSGIRELYDAESGAEKQRRLLESEGENALCESLLL